A window of the Scylla paramamosain isolate STU-SP2022 chromosome 34, ASM3559412v1, whole genome shotgun sequence genome harbors these coding sequences:
- the LOC135090192 gene encoding rRNA methyltransferase 3, mitochondrial-like, protein MLGAPSRLLRVLGCGERAWVRTSRMVARRPVRVHLKGLQQETQQAVQEYEDLLAASKTKGQKSKHHEQEPPAAAPDPDELLRSRIHFELLSDAKTYERKLLENMKYHKYRSEHQLFVAEGHRIIREALEHGVTPVALYFTRLKLVAALKAAPSKLKLEHVLALNDLPLFKAPYKTLQTWSSVTTSPGIVGVFKIPTIEPGHQPSTTTTNTLPLTLVMDEVREPGNLGGVLRTAAAVGVHQVLLMKGCCDPWETKVVRAGCGAHFRLRIRTKLTWDSIINYMPESAKIFLADVHHGEDIEDTLGVAREEEVDGATIMQKGRNMGRKDNVYELDEEGNKVLVDNSYSDPQHLELYKHVPFHTLSYDQLGLVGSDGGAVLVIGGEVGVSNAAKKFVSDNFGTKVIVPLANGMDSLNVGVASGVILYEMQKQLYEITSKKLQEERYESER, encoded by the exons ATGTTAGGTGCCCCTAGCCGCCTGTTGAGGGTGCTAGGGTGTGGCGAGAGGGCGTGGGTGAGGACCAGCAGGATGGTGGCGAGGCGGCCAGTGCGTGTCCACCTGAAGGGTCTCCAGCAGGAGACGCAGCAGGCGGTGCAGGAGTACGAGGACCTGCTGGCCGCCTCTAAGACCAAAG gacaaaaaagtaaacaccATGAGCAAGAACCACCAGCAGCTGCCCCAGACCCGGACGAGTTACTAAGGAGCCGCATCCACTTCGAACTGCTGTCTGATGCTAAGACCTATGAGAG aaagctactggaaaacatgaaatatcacaAGTACCGGAGTGAACACCAGCTGTTTGTGGCCGAGGGGCACCGCATCATCCGTGAGGCGCTAGAGCATGGGGTCACGCCAGTAGCACTCTACTTCACACGCCTCAAGCTTGTGGCAGCACTCAAGGCAGCGCCATCTAAGTTAAAGCTGGAACATGTTCTCGCCCTGAATGACTTGCCGCTGTTTAAGGCGCCCTACAAGACCTTGCAGACCTGGTCATCTGTCACTACATCTCCAGGCATTGTAG GAGTGTTCAAAATCCCCACCATTGAGCCAGGTCATcagccctccaccaccaccactaacaccctGCCCCTCACCCTGGTGATGGATGAGGTGCGGGAGCCGGGCAACCTTGGGGGAGTGCTgcgtactgctgctgctgttggtgtaCATCAGGTGCTGCTCATGAaag GATGCTGTGACCCATGGGAGACCAAGGTGGTGAGGGCTGGCTGTGGCGCACACTTCCGCCTCAGAATTCGCACAAAACTGACCTGGGACAGCATCATTAACTACATGCCAGAGAGTGCCAAGATCTTCCTTGCTGATGTCCACCATGGGGAGGACATAGAGGATACATTAGGGGTagctagggaggaggaggtagatggTGCCACTATAAtgcagaagggaaggaacaTGGGCAGGAAGGACAATGTATATGAGTTAGATGAGGAAGGTAACAAGGTACTGGTGGACAACAGCTACAGTGACCCACAGCACTTAGAACTATACAAGCATGTGCCTTTCCATACCCTAAGTTATGACCAGCTAGGGTTAGTAGGGTCTGATGGAGGTGCTGTGCTTGTCATAGGAGGAGAGGTGGGTGTTAGCAATGCCGCTAAGAAATTTGTTTCTGATAATTTTGGCACCAAGGTGATTGTTCCGCTGGCTAATGGCATGGACAGCCTCAATGTTGGGGTGGCATCAGGGGTTATTCTTTATGAGATGCAGAAGCAGCTGTATGAAATTACCTCAAAAAAACTGCAGGAGGAGAGATATGAGAGTGAACGATAA